Genomic DNA from Fimbriimonas ginsengisoli Gsoil 348:
GATAGATCCAATCTCCGCTCCGGTCTCCGGTAAACATTCTCCCGGTCCGATTGCCGCCGTGGGCGGCCGGGGCGAGGCCGACGATAAGACGCTCCGCGTCTGGGTCTCCGAACAAAGGCACCGGTCGGCCCCAGTACGTCTCGGCGGCGAACGACTTGCGTTTCTCGCGGGCAACCCGTTCTCGCCACTCTACCAAACGCGGACAACGCCGGCATTCGACGATCTCCTCGTTCAACACCGCAATCGGATTCATATCCGATCGTTCTACGCCGTATACACTCATGAGAGATGCCCGTTTACGAGTACGAACCAGCGGACCACGACTGCCTGATGTGTGACGGCCGCGTCGACGTCATCCAGGGCGTCGATGAGGAGCCGCTTAAGTATTGCCCGCACTGCGGCCTAGACGTGCGGCGGGTGATCAGCCGCGCCACATTCAAGGTTGCCGGCGCGCTTCCGCAGATGGACAAAGCGGGGAAGAAGGGGTTCACTACGTACAAGCGGGCGGAGAAAGGAGTTTGGGAACGGATCGACGGCGTGGGTCCGGATGTCATCGCGGGCACCAAGGAAGACATTGCCGCGGTCGAAGCGGAGAAAAAGGGGCCGAAGAAAGTTATCGACCTAGGCGATGCCTAGCGTTTCTTCGAAGCCGGCCATGACGTTCATCGCGTGTACCATCTGGCTCGCTCCCGCCTTTCCTTTGAGATCGGCCAAGACGCGGATGGTCAGCAGGCTATTCGGCGCGTCGGGAGCGAGCAAGAGGCGGTAGACCGCATACGGCGTCCCCCTGACGAGGGATGGATCCCATACCGAATCCTCATCGCGTCGCACGAAGAACGAGCGGCCAAACCGTTCCTCGTAGAGGGCATCGATGTCGTCCAAATCGTCGGGCGTTCGGATCTCGACCATCGCGGTAATCGCCACCACGCCGTCGAGATCGACCGGCTCCACGTGGAGATTCGCTCCGCCGTCCCAACCGGCCGAAGTAAGGAACGAGCTGAGCTCGCCTCCGTCTACCGCGTGGCTCGAAATGACGCTCGGGGTCTCCTGGACAAGGCTCGCCCAAGCCACTGGACCGACCGCGATGAGGGCAAGAGTGGAAACCGGCGCGGGAACGGAGACGGTGTCGGCACAGACCACAGGATTGTTGTCCATGAGCTCCACCAGGCCGAACTGCTCGGCCGTCGCATCGCCGACGCGCACCTCGCGACGCCAGGAACCCTGGTAAAAAATGATCCCCGCCACATCGCCCGTCTCCGTTCGACTAACGCGCGGATGGCGCGCCAGGAGAACGGAGACCGCGGGATCGGCGCAGATGGCGAGATCGATCATCGGATCACCCCCGCGTCATTAACGATGTCACGGTGATCGGATTTGCCCCCAGTCCCTTGATGGAGAGCTTCATCTCGTTACTGTTCAATGTACCGTCGCTCGCGAGCAGCGTAATTCGTCCCGTTCCGGTTGCGAAGCCACTGAGCGTGTAGGTTAGAACTGCCACCGACTTGCCACCGACCATTTTGAGACCGGCGAAGCGATAGGTGGCGTTCAACTTCCCACCTCCCATACCAGTGGAGACCGGAACACTCCCCGACCAGGTCTGCCCGACTTTGACCGGCTTCTTGGGGAGTGTCGCGCCCAGGTTAGTCGGCGTCTCCGAGTCCTTCGGCTGATTCCGGTCGTCGAGACGAACCACCGCCGTTTGGCCGGGGTTGACGATGCGATTTCCGCTCTTCACCTGCCCTAATTTGATCTGAACGAGGGCGTAGCCGTCCTTCACGTTCAACACGTTCATGGTGATGGGCATCTTGAATTGGAGCTTGCCGCCGGCCATCTCCTTGCCAAGTCCGCCGGCGGTATTGGAACTGTCGAGGTGGATCGATTGACCCTTCGTGTATTTGACGCGCAGCATGTAGCCGCCACGGACGCGTGTGACCTGAGCCTGCCCACTAACCGCGAGAGCGCCCAAGGCAAGGATCGAAAGCAAGCCTTTCTTCATTTACGTTTTCTACGCCCTGAATTCCTAGCCGACCTTCAAAAGGTCGACATCGAAGATAACGGGGCAATTCTGGGGCACCTTTTGATTTCCGTTCGGAAGTCCCACCCTGGGCGGAATGATCAAGTTTCGCTTTCCACCGACTTTCATCCCGATGATCGCTTGCTCGAGCGAGTCCATTGCCTCACCCTTACCAATCGTGATCGTAACGGTTTTCTTGTCTTCAACCACCTCGCCGCCCGGAATGGACATCGTGTAGCGGATCGTGACCTTGCTCCCGTTCTTTGCCGCCGCGCCGGTGCCAACCTTGATATCCTTGCCCTGAACGAGGTCCTGCTCGTTCTGCTTCACCAAGCCGACCGCCTCGATATCGAAGTAGAGGTCGGTCTTGGGCGGGATGCTGGAACTGCCGTTTTCGCCGTAACCGAGCTTCCAGGGGATCGAGAGCTTTCGCTCGCCGCCCACCTTCATGCCGAGGAGTCCTTTTTCCCAACCGGGAACGACGCTCCCTTCGCCCAGCACGACTCCGAACGGCTTGTTCTCGTGGTCCTTGGTCGAATCGAATTTTTTGCCGTCGGCGAAGGTTCCGGTGTAGTGAACCCAGATGGTGTCTCCCACCGCGGCCGCCTTGCCCGTTCCGACCTTGACATCCAGGATCTTGAGTTCCTTAAGCCCGGCCGAACTCGTGGCCGGCGTCGAGCCATTTTTTGGCGTGGTACCCGTGGTGCCGGCATCGGCTGGCGTGGTCGGGGTCTTGTCTCCGCAACCGGCGAGGACGAGCGAGGCAAAAACTGTGTAAGCCATTGGCTTGCAGCGCATGCAGCTAATCTACCCTCGGTTGTGGTCTCTCAGCGAGTACACTCCTCCCTCCATGGCGAAGAAGGGCAATACCAAAGAAGGAAAGGCTCCGCACTCGATTCAGAATCGCCGTGCGCGGTACGACTACGCCATCCAGGAGAACTTCGAGGCGGGCATCGCGCTGGTAGGTTCCGAAGTGAAGAGCATCTACCTCGGCAAGGCGCATCTGACCGACGCCTACTGCCGTGTCGTCAACAACGAGATGTGGCTGATCAACATGGACATCGAGCCATATGAGCAAGCCTCGGTATTCGCTCACGAGCGGCGGCGAGACCGGAAGTTGCTCCTACATCGCCGGGAGATCGACGTGCTGCAGCGGAAATCTCAAGAGAAGGGACTGACCATGGTTCCGCTGGCGGCGTACTTCAAAAACGGGCGAGTCAAGATCGATATCGGCCTCGGCCGCGGCAAGGCGCATTACGACAAGCGGGACAAGATCGCGAAAGACGACGAGCGCCGGGAAATAGAACGCGCGAAAGCAGGGAAAGAGTTCTAAGGTAGTCGGCGGTTAGCCTTCTGAGCGCCCCTTGAGCATCTTAACGCCTTCAATATCGACCGGCCACCCGGCTGCTAGCTTTGTATCGATCAGGTTTGCCCGGCCAATAACCTCGATGGTAACGCCAAGGTAGGTCAATGTCTCCCGGTCAGAATCGACGGGTTGAGACCAATGATTAGGTCCATCATGTCTACGAATACGTCCATCCTCTCGGGCTTGGAAAGGGACTGAAACCACTCCGCCTTAGCCCGCGCGGACTCTTGCTCACGATCGTGGCTAATGGATTCGTTCATAGGCGGCCGACTGCTGGGGTCTAACTTAGGGTAGCACACGGTTTGAGGGTGGTAGGCGGCCCTGTCCTGCTAGCTTTCTTCCCCGGGTAGCATGCCCGGAATCAGTTCGACCGTAATCGCCCCACCCTGAATGTCGATCTTCTTCACGAACTGCTTGACCACCGGGATCAGGACCTCGCCTACGACTAGAACGTCATGCGTAGGCATCGGCATTACTTCGCTCACTATGCCGAGGTTCGTGCCGCCGACGGTCACCACTTGAAGGCCGATCAGGTCCTTGGTTAGATACTCGTCGTCGTCGAGATCCGGGCGGTCGGCGATGATCGCCTCGAGATATTCCCATTGAAGGGCCTCGGCGGCGCTGATGTCGTCGACGCCGGTAACCTTGATGAGCGGGCGGTTCTTGTGCTCGCGGTATGACTTAACCGTCACCCACTCGCCTTTGAGTCGAAGCCGAGCCCCCTTCTGGAACCGCTCCCAAAACTCAGTCAGCGGCTGAACCTTCATCTCGCCACGCAACCCGAAGGCGCCGACGATTTGACCGATTCGGGAGGGAGTAGCTTCGCTCATAAAAGAAAACGAGCCCGCGAGCATCGGATCGGCTCGGAGGCTCGCAGGGAAGTCGGAATTAAAAACTAATCGGTGACGATCTTGACGAACGCCTTTTCTCGGGATTTGGCGGCAACGGCGCTAACCACGCAACGGATGGCGCTAACCACGCGGCCACTCTTCCCGATCACTTTGCCCACATCTTCGGGCGACACCCGCACGTAGAAGGTCCGGGTCCCCATCTCGTGCTCTTCATCGATTTGGATCTCGTCCGGGTTCTCGACCACGGACCGCACCAGCGTCTCTACGAACGGGCGATAGCTCATCAGGCGTTCTCGGCGGGGGTAGCGGCCACTGAGATAGCGGCGGTTCGCTTGTCGAGGAAGGCGTACTTCTTCTTCTGGTTGGGGCGTTGCTCCAGGAACTTGGGCAGAATGCCGACCTTGTTCAGGATGTATGCCGCGGTCTCCGTCGGCTCGGCGCCCTGAAGAAGCCAGTGGATCGCGCGATCCTCCTTTACTTCCATTAGCTTGGGCTGGGCCACGGGATCGTACGTGCCGATCGTCTCGACAAAAGCGCCGTTGCGGCCGGTGCTGCTCTCAGCCACCACTACGCGATAAAACGGTCGCCCTTTGGCACCCATTCTCCGAAGTCGGATCTTTACCATCTACTCTGTTTTCCT
This window encodes:
- a CDS encoding FmdB family zinc ribbon protein, with amino-acid sequence MPVYEYEPADHDCLMCDGRVDVIQGVDEEPLKYCPHCGLDVRRVISRATFKVAGALPQMDKAGKKGFTTYKRAEKGVWERIDGVGPDVIAGTKEDIAAVEAEKKGPKKVIDLGDA
- a CDS encoding FKBP-type peptidyl-prolyl cis-trans isomerase, producing the protein MRCKPMAYTVFASLVLAGCGDKTPTTPADAGTTGTTPKNGSTPATSSAGLKELKILDVKVGTGKAAAVGDTIWVHYTGTFADGKKFDSTKDHENKPFGVVLGEGSVVPGWEKGLLGMKVGGERKLSIPWKLGYGENGSSSIPPKTDLYFDIEAVGLVKQNEQDLVQGKDIKVGTGAAAKNGSKVTIRYTMSIPGGEVVEDKKTVTITIGKGEAMDSLEQAIIGMKVGGKRNLIIPPRVGLPNGNQKVPQNCPVIFDVDLLKVG
- the smpB gene encoding SsrA-binding protein SmpB, with the translated sequence MAKKGNTKEGKAPHSIQNRRARYDYAIQENFEAGIALVGSEVKSIYLGKAHLTDAYCRVVNNEMWLINMDIEPYEQASVFAHERRRDRKLLLHRREIDVLQRKSQEKGLTMVPLAAYFKNGRVKIDIGLGRGKAHYDKRDKIAKDDERREIERAKAGKEF
- the rimM gene encoding ribosome maturation factor RimM (Essential for efficient processing of 16S rRNA); the protein is MSEATPSRIGQIVGAFGLRGEMKVQPLTEFWERFQKGARLRLKGEWVTVKSYREHKNRPLIKVTGVDDISAAEALQWEYLEAIIADRPDLDDDEYLTKDLIGLQVVTVGGTNLGIVSEVMPMPTHDVLVVGEVLIPVVKQFVKKIDIQGGAITVELIPGMLPGEES
- a CDS encoding KH domain-containing protein; translation: MSYRPFVETLVRSVVENPDEIQIDEEHEMGTRTFYVRVSPEDVGKVIGKSGRVVSAIRCVVSAVAAKSREKAFVKIVTD
- the rpsP gene encoding 30S ribosomal protein S16, which translates into the protein MVKIRLRRMGAKGRPFYRVVVAESSTGRNGAFVETIGTYDPVAQPKLMEVKEDRAIHWLLQGAEPTETAAYILNKVGILPKFLEQRPNQKKKYAFLDKRTAAISVAATPAENA